A portion of the Equus quagga isolate Etosha38 chromosome 17, UCLA_HA_Equagga_1.0, whole genome shotgun sequence genome contains these proteins:
- the GNG3 gene encoding guanine nucleotide-binding protein G(I)/G(S)/G(O) subunit gamma-3, with amino-acid sequence MKGETPVNSTMSIGQARKMVEQLKIEASLCRIKVSKAAADLMTYCDAHACEDPLITPVPTSENPFREKKFFCALL; translated from the exons ATGAAAGGGGAGACCCCTGTGAACAGCACTATGAGTATTGGGCAAGCCCGCAAGATGGTGGAACAGCTTAAGATCGAAGCCAGCTTGTGCCGGATAAAG GTGTCCAAGGCAGCAGCAGACCTGATGACTTACTGTGATGCCCACGCCTGTGAGGATCCCCTCATCACCCCTGTGCCCACTTCGGAGAACCCCTTCCGGGAGAAGAAGTTCTTCTGTGCCCTCCTCTGA